The Streptomyces sp. Je 1-332 genome has a window encoding:
- a CDS encoding amidohydrolase family protein produces the protein MPDSQPQPHSSGSSGSSGSSGDDADASALLLCGARLTDGRTVDVRLGSGRIEAVGTAGSLTSHATRVDLGGYLLLPAAAEPHAHSDTALSADAEGPASYELADVQRRTTEAALLQLGHGATALRSHVRIGDVPGLTPMEAVLQARRSLRGLVDLAAVAVPRLLTGVAGADGLAMLRDAVKMGASVVGGCPDLDPDPTGYVEAVLEVAAEHGCPVDLHTDGSDPARLGRLAAMAGGLRPGVTIGPCGGLGRLPSDVAARTAEQLAAAGVTVVCLPQGGCGSVERRGAVAPVRLLRAAGVRVAAGSGAMRDVSNPVGRGDPLEAAYLLASRCGLRPGEAYGAVSSAARAAMGLRQVRVEAGFPAELLAVRGDHLAGALSLAYSRIVVHRGRVVARTSAVREYCDSAAAVALDLPRQGRSTGNGPGRAKGAEPS, from the coding sequence ATGCCCGACAGCCAGCCGCAGCCCCACTCCTCCGGGTCATCCGGCTCTTCCGGCTCCTCCGGGGACGACGCCGACGCGTCCGCGCTGCTCCTGTGCGGTGCCCGGCTGACCGACGGGCGGACGGTGGACGTGCGGCTCGGCTCCGGGCGCATCGAAGCGGTCGGCACCGCGGGCAGCCTGACCTCGCACGCCACGCGCGTGGACCTCGGCGGCTACCTCCTGCTGCCGGCCGCCGCCGAACCGCACGCGCACAGCGACACGGCACTGTCGGCGGACGCGGAGGGCCCGGCCTCGTACGAACTCGCGGACGTCCAACGCCGGACGACCGAGGCCGCTCTGCTGCAGCTCGGGCACGGCGCGACGGCGCTGCGCTCGCATGTGCGGATCGGCGATGTCCCGGGGCTCACCCCGATGGAGGCGGTGTTGCAGGCGCGGCGTTCGCTGCGCGGCCTGGTCGACCTGGCGGCCGTGGCCGTGCCGCGGCTGCTGACCGGCGTGGCCGGTGCCGACGGGCTCGCGATGCTGCGGGACGCGGTGAAGATGGGCGCCTCCGTAGTGGGCGGCTGCCCCGACCTGGACCCTGATCCGACCGGCTACGTGGAGGCGGTGCTCGAAGTCGCCGCAGAGCACGGCTGCCCAGTCGACCTGCACACGGACGGCAGCGATCCGGCCCGGCTCGGGCGGCTCGCGGCGATGGCGGGCGGGCTGCGGCCCGGGGTGACGATCGGGCCGTGCGGCGGGCTGGGGCGACTGCCGTCGGACGTGGCCGCGCGAACGGCGGAACAGCTGGCGGCGGCCGGCGTGACGGTGGTGTGCCTGCCGCAGGGCGGGTGCGGGAGCGTGGAACGGCGGGGCGCGGTGGCTCCGGTACGGCTGCTGCGGGCGGCCGGGGTGCGGGTCGCCGCGGGCAGCGGGGCCATGCGGGACGTGTCGAACCCCGTGGGGCGCGGGGACCCGCTGGAGGCCGCCTACCTGCTGGCCTCTCGGTGCGGGCTGCGCCCCGGGGAGGCGTACGGCGCGGTCAGCTCGGCGGCGCGGGCCGCGATGGGGCTGCGCCAGGTCCGGGTGGAGGCGGGCTTCCCCGCCGAGCTGCTCGCGGTGCGCGGCGACCATCTCGCGGGGGCGCTCTCGCTCGCGTACAGCCGCATCGTGGTGCACCGGGGGCGCGTGGTGGCACGGACGAGCGCGGTACGGGAGTACTGCGACTCGGCGGCCGCCGTGGCGCTCGACCTGCCCCGGCAGGGCCGGTCCACAGGGAACGGCCCGGGGCGGGCGAAGGGCGCGGAACCCTCGTGA
- a CDS encoding TetR/AcrR family transcriptional regulator translates to MQQKPTRARILDAAHDLMRTIGLARATTKEIARAAGCSEAALYKHFASKEELFVGVLQERLPRLGPLLRRLAEDPGERSVEENLAEIARLASHFYAQSFPIAASLYAETKLKRRHEDAMQEMGTGPHMPIEALDAYLRTERDAGRIAPGADTFAAASLLLGACAQRAFAYDATVGKQPPQPVEEFAAALARTLLAGISR, encoded by the coding sequence ATGCAGCAGAAGCCCACCCGGGCCCGCATTCTCGACGCGGCGCACGATCTCATGCGCACCATCGGCCTCGCCCGTGCCACCACCAAGGAGATCGCCAGAGCGGCCGGCTGCTCCGAAGCGGCCCTCTACAAGCACTTCGCGAGCAAAGAGGAGCTCTTCGTGGGCGTCCTCCAGGAGCGGCTGCCGCGGCTCGGCCCGCTCCTGCGCCGCCTCGCCGAGGACCCGGGGGAGCGCTCGGTGGAGGAGAACCTCGCCGAGATCGCCCGCCTGGCCAGCCACTTCTACGCCCAGAGCTTCCCGATCGCCGCGTCCCTCTACGCCGAGACCAAGCTCAAGCGGCGCCACGAAGACGCCATGCAGGAGATGGGCACAGGCCCGCACATGCCCATCGAGGCCCTCGACGCCTACCTCCGCACCGAACGCGACGCCGGCCGGATCGCCCCCGGAGCCGACACCTTCGCTGCCGCCTCGCTCCTCCTGGGCGCCTGCGCCCAGCGTGCCTTCGCCTACGACGCCACGGTCGGCAAGCAACCTCCGCAGCCCGTAGAGGAGTTCGCGGCTGCCCTCGCCCGCACCCTCCTCGCGGGCATCAGCCGCTGA
- a CDS encoding TetR/AcrR family transcriptional regulator encodes MVRMSAEERRESVIRAAMIEFARGGYNGTSTEVIAKRVGVSQPYLFRLFPGKQAIFLAASGRCCREVTEVFRKAAEGLEGEEALHAMGEAYQALIADDPDKLLMQMQMYVAVASAEASGDREFGEALRASWMEMYDTVRLALGADVGETTQFLAYGMLVNVLVSMGFDPDHRVWTGFYKPTQPKQ; translated from the coding sequence ATGGTCAGGATGAGCGCAGAGGAGCGGCGCGAGAGCGTCATCCGCGCGGCGATGATCGAGTTCGCGCGCGGTGGGTACAACGGCACGTCCACCGAAGTGATCGCCAAGCGGGTGGGTGTATCGCAGCCCTACCTCTTCCGTCTCTTCCCGGGGAAGCAGGCCATCTTCCTCGCCGCGTCCGGGCGTTGCTGCCGGGAGGTCACCGAGGTCTTCAGGAAGGCGGCCGAGGGGCTCGAGGGGGAGGAGGCCCTGCATGCCATGGGTGAGGCCTATCAGGCGCTCATCGCCGACGACCCGGACAAGCTCCTCATGCAGATGCAGATGTACGTCGCCGTAGCCTCCGCGGAGGCGTCCGGTGACCGGGAGTTCGGTGAGGCGCTGCGAGCCTCCTGGATGGAGATGTACGACACGGTGCGCCTCGCGCTGGGTGCGGACGTCGGTGAGACGACGCAGTTCCTGGCGTACGGGATGCTGGTCAACGTCCTGGTGTCGATGGGGTTCGATCCCGATCACCGGGTGTGGACCGGTTTCTACAAGCCGACACAGCCCAAGCAGTGA
- a CDS encoding nuclear transport factor 2 family protein — protein sequence MPASDVPAAQEALLRQMYAVFSTEERDAFIPRSLAPDVNWPNLLDNTRARGIAAVRAYWARQFAVMHPLVHLERLRLDDDGRRVVATVRPGLRDETGDHWAPTTVEHVYTFRADGLVSRMDVRQP from the coding sequence ATGCCTGCTTCCGATGTGCCCGCCGCGCAGGAAGCCCTCCTGCGGCAGATGTACGCCGTCTTCAGTACCGAAGAGCGCGACGCGTTCATCCCCCGCTCCCTGGCCCCCGACGTGAACTGGCCGAACCTCCTGGACAACACCCGCGCCCGCGGCATAGCGGCGGTCCGCGCCTACTGGGCACGGCAGTTCGCGGTGATGCACCCCCTGGTACACCTGGAGCGGCTGCGGCTCGACGACGACGGGCGGCGGGTCGTGGCGACCGTGCGGCCCGGCTTGCGCGACGAGACGGGCGACCACTGGGCGCCGACGACGGTCGAGCACGTCTACACGTTCCGGGCGGACGGCCTGGTGAGCCGCATGGACGTCCGCCAGCCGTGA
- a CDS encoding adenosine deaminase — MERVRDVRELPKAHLHLHFTGSMRPTTLLELADKYGVRLPPALTGGEPPQLRATDERGWFRFQRLYDMARSCLREPEDIQRLVREAAEEDLRDGSGWLEIQVDPTSYAPRLGGLIPALEIILDAVESASRDTGLGMRVLVAANRMKHPLDARTLARLAVRYADRGIVGFGLSNDERRGFARDFDRAFSIARDGGLLAAPHGGELSGPASVRDCLDDLHAGRIGHGVRAAEDPRLLKRLADRGVTCEVCPASNVALGVYEKPEDVPLRTLYDAGVPMALGADDPLLFGSRLAAQYEIARKHHAFDDSELAELARQSVRGSAAPVGVQEKLLSGIEEWLSG; from the coding sequence ATGGAGCGCGTACGTGACGTAAGAGAGCTGCCGAAGGCCCATCTGCATCTGCACTTCACCGGGTCGATGCGGCCCACGACCCTGCTGGAGCTCGCCGACAAGTACGGGGTGCGGCTGCCTCCGGCGCTGACCGGCGGTGAGCCTCCGCAGCTGCGGGCGACGGATGAGCGCGGGTGGTTCCGCTTCCAGCGGCTCTATGACATGGCGCGGTCCTGCCTGCGGGAGCCCGAGGACATCCAGCGCCTGGTGCGGGAGGCCGCGGAGGAGGATCTGCGGGACGGGTCGGGGTGGCTGGAGATCCAGGTCGACCCGACGTCGTACGCGCCGCGGCTCGGTGGGCTGATCCCGGCCCTGGAAATCATCCTGGACGCCGTCGAGAGCGCCTCGCGGGACACCGGTCTCGGAATGCGCGTCCTCGTCGCGGCGAACCGCATGAAGCACCCTCTGGACGCCCGCACGCTGGCCCGGCTCGCGGTGCGGTACGCCGATCGCGGCATCGTCGGCTTCGGGCTCTCGAACGACGAGCGCCGGGGCTTCGCGCGGGACTTCGACCGGGCCTTCTCGATCGCGCGGGACGGCGGCCTGCTCGCCGCGCCGCACGGCGGCGAGCTCAGCGGGCCCGCCTCCGTGCGGGACTGCCTGGACGACCTGCACGCGGGGCGGATCGGGCACGGGGTGCGGGCGGCCGAGGACCCGCGGCTCCTGAAGCGGCTCGCCGATCGTGGCGTGACCTGCGAGGTCTGTCCGGCGTCGAACGTGGCTCTCGGCGTCTACGAGAAGCCCGAGGACGTGCCGCTGCGCACCTTGTACGACGCCGGGGTGCCGATGGCTCTGGGGGCGGACGATCCGTTGCTCTTCGGGTCGCGGCTGGCCGCGCAGTACGAGATCGCGCGCAAGCACCATGCCTTCGACGACAGCGAACTGGCCGAGCTCGCCCGGCAGTCGGTGCGTGGCTCGGCCGCCCCCGTCGGCGTACAGGAGAAGCTGCTTTCGGGGATCGAGGAGTGGCTCAGCGGCTGA
- a CDS encoding UDP-N-acetylmuramate dehydrogenase has protein sequence MAPRPWPRPSGGATDRTLGHVQELHDAPLAPLTTFRLGGPAARLITATTDAEVIAAVREADDSGTPLLIVGGGSNLVIGDKGFDGTALRIATKGFELDGVELELAAGEVWTDAVARVVEAGLAGIECLAGIPGSAGATPIQNVGAYGQEVSSTITEVIAYDRKTHETVTVSNAECDFSYRHSRFKAEPDRFVVLRVRFALEDAQGMSAPLKYPETARTLGVEAGDRVPAAVARETVLKLRAGKGMVLDPEDHDSWSAGSFFTNPILTEEEFAAFHARVVDRLGPDVAPPAFPTEDGRVKTSAAWLIDKAGFTKGYGEGPARISTKHTLALTNRGDATTEDLLALARQVVAGVRDAFGVTLVNEPVTVGVSL, from the coding sequence CTGGCCCCCCGTCCGTGGCCCCGCCCGAGCGGCGGGGCCACGGACCGTACCCTTGGGCACGTGCAGGAACTCCACGATGCCCCCCTCGCCCCGCTGACCACCTTCCGGCTCGGCGGTCCCGCGGCCCGCCTGATCACCGCGACGACCGACGCCGAGGTGATCGCCGCCGTCCGTGAAGCCGACGACTCCGGGACCCCGCTGCTGATCGTCGGCGGCGGCTCGAACCTGGTCATCGGCGACAAGGGTTTCGACGGCACCGCTCTGCGCATCGCCACGAAGGGCTTCGAACTCGACGGCGTAGAGCTCGAGTTGGCTGCCGGTGAGGTGTGGACCGACGCGGTGGCCCGCGTCGTGGAGGCCGGTCTCGCGGGCATCGAGTGCCTGGCGGGCATCCCCGGCTCGGCGGGCGCGACGCCGATCCAGAACGTGGGGGCGTACGGCCAGGAGGTCTCGTCGACCATCACCGAAGTGATCGCGTACGACAGGAAGACGCACGAGACGGTCACCGTCTCGAACGCCGAGTGCGACTTCTCGTACCGCCACAGCCGGTTCAAGGCCGAACCCGACCGCTTCGTGGTGCTGCGCGTCCGCTTCGCCCTTGAGGACGCCCAGGGGATGAGCGCCCCCCTCAAGTACCCGGAGACGGCGCGCACGCTCGGCGTCGAAGCGGGCGACCGGGTCCCCGCGGCCGTCGCCCGTGAGACCGTCCTGAAGCTGCGCGCGGGCAAGGGCATGGTGCTCGACCCCGAGGACCACGACAGCTGGTCGGCCGGGTCCTTCTTCACCAACCCCATCCTCACCGAGGAGGAGTTCGCCGCGTTCCACGCGCGCGTGGTGGACCGTCTCGGCCCGGACGTGGCACCCCCCGCCTTCCCCACCGAGGACGGCCGCGTGAAGACCTCCGCCGCCTGGCTCATCGACAAGGCGGGCTTCACCAAGGGCTACGGAGAGGGCCCGGCCCGCATCTCCACCAAGCACACGCTCGCCCTGACCAACCGCGGCGACGCGACCACGGAGGACCTGCTGGCCCTGGCCCGTCAGGTCGTGGCCGGAGTGCGGGACGCCTTCGGGGTCACGCTGGTCAACGAGCCGGTGACGGTGGGCGTCAGCCTCTGA
- the rpmG gene encoding 50S ribosomal protein L33, with the protein MAATDVRPKITLACVECKERNYITKKNRRNDPDRLEMKKHCPRCNAHTAHRETR; encoded by the coding sequence GTGGCTGCCACAGACGTCCGCCCGAAGATCACGCTGGCCTGCGTGGAGTGCAAGGAGCGGAACTACATCACCAAGAAGAACCGGCGTAACGACCCGGACCGTCTTGAGATGAAGAAGCACTGCCCGCGCTGCAACGCGCACACTGCGCACCGCGAAACGCGCTAG
- a CDS encoding pyridoxal phosphate-dependent aminotransferase: MSASTSPTERRVSARVGAISESATLAVDAKAKALKAAGRPVIGFGAGEPDFPTPDYIVEAAVEACKNPKYHRYTPAGGLPELKAAIAAKTLRDSGYEVDASQVLVTNGGKQAIYQAFAAILDPGDEVIVPAPYWTTYPESIRLAGGVPVDVVADETTGYRVSVEQLEAARTERTKVVLFVSPSNPTGAVYSEADAEAIGRWAVEHGLWVMTDEIYEHLVYGDAKFTSLPAILPELRDKCVVVNGVAKTYAMTGWRVGWIVGPKDVVKAATNLQSHATSNVSNVAQVAAIAAVSGDLTAVDTMREAFDRRRRTIVRMLNDIDGVLCPEPEGAFYAYPSVKGLIGKEIRGKRPQDSVELAALILEEAEVAVVPGEAFGTPGYLRLSYALGDEDLVEGVSRIQKLLAEARD; this comes from the coding sequence ATGAGCGCTTCCACTTCTCCCACCGAGCGCAGGGTGTCCGCCCGCGTCGGCGCGATCTCCGAGTCCGCGACCCTCGCTGTCGACGCCAAGGCCAAGGCCCTCAAGGCCGCCGGGCGGCCGGTGATCGGTTTCGGCGCGGGTGAGCCCGACTTCCCGACGCCCGACTACATCGTCGAAGCCGCTGTCGAGGCCTGCAAGAACCCGAAGTACCACCGCTACACCCCGGCCGGCGGTCTCCCCGAGCTCAAGGCCGCGATCGCCGCGAAGACGCTGCGCGACTCCGGGTACGAGGTCGACGCCTCGCAGGTCCTGGTGACCAACGGCGGCAAGCAGGCGATCTACCAGGCGTTCGCCGCGATCCTCGACCCGGGGGACGAGGTCATCGTCCCGGCTCCCTACTGGACGACGTACCCGGAGTCGATCCGTCTCGCGGGCGGTGTGCCGGTCGATGTCGTCGCCGACGAGACGACGGGCTACCGCGTCTCGGTGGAGCAGCTGGAGGCCGCGCGCACGGAGCGCACGAAGGTCGTCCTCTTCGTGTCACCGTCCAACCCGACGGGCGCCGTCTACAGCGAGGCCGACGCCGAGGCGATCGGCCGCTGGGCCGTCGAGCACGGCCTGTGGGTCATGACCGACGAGATCTACGAACACCTCGTCTACGGAGACGCGAAGTTCACCTCGCTCCCCGCGATCCTGCCCGAGCTGCGCGACAAGTGCGTCGTGGTCAACGGCGTCGCCAAGACATACGCGATGACCGGCTGGCGCGTGGGCTGGATCGTCGGCCCGAAGGATGTCGTCAAGGCCGCGACGAACCTCCAGTCGCACGCCACGTCGAACGTCTCCAACGTCGCGCAGGTGGCGGCCATCGCGGCCGTCTCCGGCGATCTGACCGCCGTCGACACGATGCGCGAGGCCTTCGACCGGCGCCGCAGGACCATCGTGCGGATGCTGAACGACATCGACGGCGTGCTCTGCCCCGAGCCCGAGGGCGCCTTCTACGCCTACCCCTCGGTGAAGGGCCTCATCGGCAAGGAGATCCGTGGCAAGCGCCCGCAGGACTCCGTGGAGCTGGCCGCGCTGATCCTGGAGGAGGCCGAGGTCGCGGTCGTCCCGGGTGAGGCCTTCGGAACGCCGGGCTATCTGCGCCTTTCGTACGCCCTGGGGGACGAGGACCTCGTCGAGGGCGTCTCGCGGATCCAGAAGCTGCTGGCCGAGGCGCGCGACTGA
- a CDS encoding NAD(P)H-binding protein — protein sequence MKLTVFGATGGVGGEIVRQALAAGHEVTAVVRDPARLKATGEGLEAFRADLTDPESLRAAVAGRDAVLSGLGPRKRADAGIAAELTRAVLHAMEAEGVRRLVVVSAAPVGPPAEPQPVVDRIMGALVSNILKPVYDDLRAMEAELASSATDWTSVRPPRLQDKPVTGVYRRVVGGTPTSGRFIGRADVAHAMLTAVDDLATVKQGVGVAY from the coding sequence ATGAAGCTCACGGTGTTCGGTGCGACCGGGGGTGTCGGCGGGGAGATCGTCCGACAGGCGCTCGCGGCGGGCCACGAGGTGACGGCAGTCGTACGTGACCCCGCGCGGCTTAAGGCGACGGGCGAGGGCCTTGAGGCATTCCGGGCCGACCTGACCGATCCGGAGTCCCTGCGGGCGGCGGTGGCCGGACGGGACGCGGTCCTCTCGGGGCTCGGGCCGCGCAAGAGGGCGGACGCGGGGATCGCGGCCGAGCTCACGCGTGCGGTGCTGCACGCCATGGAGGCCGAGGGCGTGCGCAGGCTGGTGGTGGTGAGCGCGGCACCGGTGGGCCCGCCGGCCGAGCCCCAGCCGGTGGTCGACCGGATCATGGGAGCCCTGGTCAGCAACATCCTGAAGCCGGTCTACGACGATCTGCGGGCCATGGAGGCCGAGCTGGCGAGCAGCGCGACGGACTGGACGTCCGTGCGCCCGCCGCGGCTGCAGGACAAGCCGGTCACGGGCGTCTACCGCCGGGTCGTCGGGGGCACGCCGACCAGCGGGCGGTTCATCGGCAGGGCCGACGTGGCGCACGCGATGCTGACGGCGGTCGACGACCTGGCGACGGTGAAACAGGGCGTGGGCGTGGCCTACTAG
- a CDS encoding NAD(P)H-binding protein: MRIVIAGGHGQIALRLERLLAARGDEVVGIIRRGDQEADLRDAGAQAALCDLESASVGEVAGILEGADAAVFAAGAGPGSGADRKNTVDRDAAVLFADAAERAGVRRYVVVSSMGADPAHEGDEIFDAYLRAKGEADASVRGRRALDWTILRPGMLTDDAGTGLVRLEASTGRGPVPRDDVAAVLAELVDSSATAGLTLELVSGSTPVSVAVKSVAGN, from the coding sequence ATGCGCATTGTCATCGCTGGAGGTCATGGTCAGATCGCGCTGCGGCTCGAGCGGTTGCTCGCCGCGCGGGGTGACGAGGTCGTCGGGATCATCCGCAGAGGCGACCAGGAAGCCGACCTGCGGGACGCGGGCGCGCAAGCGGCGCTGTGCGACCTGGAATCGGCGTCGGTGGGCGAGGTCGCCGGGATTCTGGAAGGCGCCGACGCCGCCGTCTTCGCGGCGGGCGCCGGGCCGGGCAGCGGGGCCGACCGCAAGAACACCGTGGACCGCGACGCCGCGGTGCTCTTCGCGGACGCGGCGGAGCGCGCGGGCGTGCGGCGCTACGTGGTCGTGTCGTCGATGGGCGCCGACCCCGCGCACGAGGGCGACGAGATCTTCGACGCCTACCTGCGCGCCAAGGGCGAGGCCGACGCCTCCGTACGCGGCCGCAGGGCCCTGGACTGGACGATCCTGCGCCCCGGCATGCTCACCGACGACGCGGGCACCGGTCTCGTACGCCTGGAGGCGTCGACCGGACGCGGTCCTGTCCCGCGGGACGACGTGGCCGCGGTCCTCGCCGAGCTCGTCGACTCGTCGGCGACGGCGGGCCTGACGCTGGAGCTGGTCAGCGGCTCCACTCCGGTGTCCGTGGCGGTCAAGTCCGTTGCGGGGAACTGA
- a CDS encoding DHA2 family efflux MFS transporter permease subunit has translation MSQKQQHQPPRRGEAAWALAITSVAGFMAALDNLVVTTALPAIREDLGGALHDLEWTVSAYTLTFAVLLMFGAALGDRFGRRKLFITGLAIFTGASGAAALAPGIEALIAARAVQGVGAAIMMPLTLTLLTAAVPAAKRGKVYGIWGAVNGLAVAGGPLIGGSLTEHMSWQWIFWLNVPLGLAVLPLARLRLSESYGTGAPLDITGTLLASGGLFGIVYALIRGNIDGWTSATVLTGLIGGGVLLALFVRHGIRSENPMLPMRLFRNRAFSAINAASLLMFVGMFGSIFLLAQFLQTVVGYSPTEAGLRMLPWTGMPMIVAPIAGYLSDRIGGRPVVTAGLALQAIGLAWFAAVLEPDVSYAAQLPALIISGVGMALYFAPAANLVMSSVRHSEQGIASGANNALREVGGALGIAILAAAFSAQGGYESDQSFVDGLGPALWVGAAMVGVGAVAAALLPRRAATGKQAGAVPAAEERTRAGV, from the coding sequence ATGTCACAGAAGCAGCAGCACCAGCCGCCACGGCGCGGGGAAGCGGCCTGGGCCCTCGCCATCACCAGCGTCGCCGGATTCATGGCGGCCCTCGACAACCTCGTCGTCACCACCGCCCTGCCCGCCATCCGCGAGGACCTCGGAGGAGCGCTGCACGACCTCGAATGGACGGTGAGCGCCTACACCCTCACCTTCGCCGTGCTGCTGATGTTCGGCGCGGCCCTGGGCGACCGCTTCGGACGCCGCAAGCTCTTCATCACCGGCCTCGCCATCTTCACCGGAGCCTCCGGCGCCGCGGCCCTCGCGCCCGGCATCGAGGCGCTGATCGCGGCCCGCGCGGTCCAGGGCGTCGGCGCCGCGATCATGATGCCCCTGACGCTGACCCTCCTGACGGCGGCCGTGCCGGCGGCCAAGCGCGGGAAGGTGTACGGGATCTGGGGCGCCGTCAACGGCCTCGCGGTGGCCGGCGGCCCGCTCATCGGCGGCAGCCTCACCGAACACATGTCCTGGCAGTGGATCTTCTGGCTGAACGTCCCGCTCGGCCTCGCGGTGCTGCCGCTGGCCCGGCTGCGGCTCTCCGAGTCGTACGGCACGGGAGCGCCGCTCGACATCACCGGAACACTGCTGGCCAGCGGCGGCCTCTTCGGCATCGTGTACGCGCTGATCCGCGGCAACATCGACGGCTGGACGAGCGCGACCGTCCTCACCGGCCTGATAGGCGGCGGCGTGCTCCTGGCCCTCTTCGTGCGCCACGGCATCCGCAGCGAGAACCCGATGCTGCCGATGCGGCTCTTCCGGAACCGTGCGTTCTCCGCGATCAACGCCGCGAGCCTGCTGATGTTCGTCGGGATGTTCGGATCGATCTTCCTGCTCGCGCAGTTCCTGCAGACCGTCGTCGGCTACTCGCCCACCGAGGCGGGCCTGCGGATGCTCCCCTGGACCGGCATGCCGATGATCGTCGCCCCCATCGCGGGCTATCTCTCGGACCGGATCGGCGGCCGTCCCGTCGTGACCGCGGGCCTCGCGCTCCAGGCCATCGGCCTCGCCTGGTTCGCGGCCGTCCTGGAGCCCGATGTGTCGTACGCCGCCCAGCTGCCCGCCCTGATCATCAGCGGGGTCGGCATGGCGCTGTACTTCGCGCCCGCCGCGAACCTGGTGATGTCCAGCGTCCGCCACTCCGAGCAGGGCATCGCGTCCGGCGCCAACAACGCCCTGCGCGAGGTCGGCGGCGCCCTCGGCATCGCGATCCTCGCCGCGGCCTTCTCCGCCCAGGGCGGCTACGAGTCCGACCAGAGCTTCGTGGACGGCCTCGGGCCCGCGCTGTGGGTCGGCGCCGCGATGGTCGGCGTGGGCGCCGTGGCGGCCGCGCTGCTCCCGCGGCGGGCCGCGACCGGCAAGCAGGCGGGCGCGGTGCCGGCCGCCGAGGAGCGCACCCGGGCCGGAGTCTGA
- a CDS encoding MaoC family dehydratase N-terminal domain-containing protein, whose translation MALDQSFVGRSYPPTDPYEVGREKIREFAEAVGDANPAYTDAEAAKALGHPDVIAPPTFVFAISFKAAGQVIEDPQLGLDYSRVVHGDQKFTYTRPVRAGDRLTVTSTIEAIKSMAGNDILDIRGEVHDEAGEHVVTAWTKLVARAAEPAAEGA comes from the coding sequence ATGGCGCTCGACCAGTCCTTCGTGGGGCGGTCCTACCCGCCCACCGATCCCTATGAGGTCGGCCGGGAGAAGATCCGTGAGTTCGCCGAGGCGGTGGGCGACGCCAACCCCGCGTACACCGACGCGGAGGCCGCCAAGGCGCTCGGGCACCCGGATGTGATCGCACCCCCGACCTTCGTGTTCGCCATCTCGTTCAAGGCCGCGGGCCAGGTCATCGAGGACCCGCAGCTGGGGCTCGACTACAGCCGCGTCGTGCACGGCGACCAGAAGTTCACGTACACCCGCCCGGTGCGCGCGGGGGACCGGCTCACGGTCACCTCGACCATCGAGGCCATCAAGTCGATGGCGGGCAACGACATCCTGGACATCCGCGGCGAGGTCCACGACGAGGCCGGCGAGCACGTCGTGACCGCCTGGACGAAGCTCGTCGCGCGTGCGGCGGAGCCTGCGGCAGAGGGAGCGTGA
- a CDS encoding MaoC family dehydratase has translation MTAKISYDSVEVGTELTAQSFPVTRATLVRYAGASGDFNPIHWNEKFAVEVGLPDVIAHGMFTMAEAIRVVTDWVGDPAAVVEYGVRFTKPVVVPNDDKGAVVEVSAKVAQKLDDNRVRVDLLATSEGQKVLGMSRAVVQLA, from the coding sequence ATGACCGCCAAGATTTCGTACGACAGCGTCGAGGTCGGCACCGAGCTGACGGCCCAGAGCTTCCCCGTGACACGCGCCACACTCGTGCGGTACGCGGGCGCTTCCGGTGACTTCAACCCGATCCACTGGAACGAGAAGTTCGCGGTCGAGGTCGGCCTCCCCGATGTCATCGCGCACGGCATGTTCACCATGGCCGAGGCGATCCGTGTGGTGACGGACTGGGTGGGCGACCCGGCCGCCGTCGTCGAGTACGGCGTGCGCTTCACCAAGCCCGTCGTGGTCCCGAACGACGACAAGGGCGCGGTCGTCGAGGTCAGCGCCAAGGTCGCCCAGAAGCTCGACGACAACCGGGTCCGCGTGGACCTGCTGGCGACCAGCGAGGGCCAGAAGGTCCTCGGCATGTCGCGCGCCGTGGTCCAGCTCGCCTGA
- the secE gene encoding preprotein translocase subunit SecE: MTDAVGSIDMPDAQDEAPDSKKARKGGKRGKKGPFGRLALFYRQIVAELRKVVWPTRSQLTTYTTVVIVFVVIMIGLVTVIDYGFNQAVKYVFG; this comes from the coding sequence GTGACGGACGCCGTGGGCTCCATCGACATGCCTGATGCCCAGGACGAGGCGCCGGATTCGAAGAAGGCCCGTAAGGGCGGCAAGCGCGGCAAGAAGGGCCCCTTCGGCCGTCTCGCGCTCTTCTACCGCCAGATCGTCGCGGAACTCCGCAAGGTCGTCTGGCCGACTCGCAGTCAGCTCACGACGTACACCACCGTGGTGATTGTCTTCGTCGTCATCATGATCGGCCTCGTGACCGTGATTGACTATGGGTTCAACCAGGCCGTCAAGTACGTCTTCGGCTGA